One Balaenoptera ricei isolate mBalRic1 chromosome 16, mBalRic1.hap2, whole genome shotgun sequence genomic window carries:
- the CALY gene encoding neuron-specific vesicular protein calcyon has protein sequence MGHGDEIGRGLPSTMVKLNCSFSGKTGSGDAATMDSVPLISPLDVSQLQPAFSDQVVIKTQTEYQLSSGDQPTKFSDLEAQKLGGGHPEDARGRMPTGRMIAFTMALMGCLLIMYKAIWYDQFSCPDGFLLRHKICTPLTLEMYYTELDPEHHRSLLAAIGAYPVGRKHGTETPWLSASYHAFKEAPKAHKTPARAAMAAVTEPSRKPSGKPSGKPSGEASAPGEKEAAQKVEGSAPPPAPQ, from the exons GACGAGGACTGCCATCCACCATGGTGAAGCTGAACTGCAGCTTCTCGGGGAAGACAGGCTCCGGGGACGCGGCTACCATGGACAGCGTCCCTCTCATCAGCCCCCTGGACGTCAGCCAGCTACAACCTGCGTTCTCCGACCAG GTTGTCATTAAGACACAGACGGAATACCAGCTGTCCTCCGGGGACCAGCCGACAAAGTTCTCCGACCTGGAGGCCCAGAAGCTGGGCGGTGGCCACCCGGAGGATGCACGTGGCAGG ATGCCCACAGGGCGGATGATCGCCTTCACCATGGCGCTCATGGGCTGCCTCCTGATCATGTACAAGGCCATCTGGTACGACCAGTTCAGCTGCCCCGATGGCTTCCTGCTTCGG CACAAGATCTGCACCCCGCTGACCCTGGAGATGTACTACACCGAGCTGGACCCCGAGCACCACCGCAGCCTCCTGGCGGCCATCGGGGCCTACCCAGTGGGCCGCAAGCACGGCACGGAGACCCCGTGGCTGTCCGCGAGCTACCACGCCTTCAAGGAGGCGCCCAAGGCGCACAAGACGCCTGCCCGCGCGGCCATGGCGGCGGTCACCGAGCCCTCGCGGAAGCCCTCGGGGAAGCCCTCGGGGAAGCCCTCCGGGGAGGCCTCGGCGCCTGGCGAGAAGGAGGCGGCGCAGAAGGTGGAGGGGAGCGcgccgcccccagccccccagtga